A DNA window from Mycolicibacter terrae contains the following coding sequences:
- the cbiE gene encoding precorrin-6y C5,15-methyltransferase (decarboxylating) subunit CbiE produces MPAALPITVVGIGADGWAGLAGSAQETVLAADVVIGAPRHLDLLPAVDGQQRHSWPSPLRAGLPALVEELAGRRIVALASGDPLLSGVGSTLIALLGTDHVTVVPAVSSVALARARLGWPAESAAVIRAGDVHAVLRELVPGRRVLVLSADATTPAQLAALLVECGYGPSRMTVLGDLGGEAESRLEFTAETFTGDMPRLNIVALELAGPPGSGRGWVPGLPDQAYDHDGQLTKRDLRASALARLSPAPGQLLWDVGAGAGSVGIEWMRAHPSCRAIAVEVNQTRAQRISDNSRNLGVPALRVVCGAAPQVLAELPAPDAVFVGGGLSRPGVLDACLTRLRPGGRLVAHAVTLETEALLVAAYRAHGGELTRIHVEHAAPLGSFTGWTPGRAVTQWALTT; encoded by the coding sequence GTGCCTGCCGCGCTACCCATCACCGTCGTCGGGATCGGTGCCGACGGCTGGGCCGGACTTGCCGGGTCGGCGCAGGAGACGGTGCTGGCCGCCGACGTCGTGATCGGTGCGCCGCGCCACCTGGATCTTCTGCCCGCGGTCGACGGCCAACAGCGCCACAGCTGGCCATCCCCGCTGCGGGCCGGGCTGCCCGCGCTGGTTGAGGAGCTGGCGGGGCGGCGGATCGTCGCACTGGCCTCCGGCGACCCGCTGCTGTCCGGCGTGGGCAGCACGCTGATCGCGCTGCTGGGCACCGATCACGTCACCGTGGTCCCGGCGGTCTCCTCGGTAGCGCTGGCCCGGGCCCGGCTGGGCTGGCCGGCCGAGTCGGCGGCGGTCATCAGGGCCGGCGACGTTCATGCCGTACTGCGCGAGCTGGTGCCCGGCCGGCGGGTGCTGGTGCTCTCTGCCGATGCGACGACACCCGCGCAGCTGGCAGCCCTGCTCGTCGAGTGCGGCTACGGACCCAGCCGGATGACGGTTCTCGGCGACCTGGGCGGCGAGGCCGAGTCGAGGTTGGAGTTCACCGCCGAGACGTTCACCGGCGATATGCCGCGGCTCAACATCGTCGCCCTGGAGCTGGCCGGCCCGCCGGGTTCGGGCCGGGGATGGGTGCCTGGCTTGCCAGACCAGGCCTACGACCACGACGGGCAGCTCACCAAACGCGACCTGCGGGCCTCCGCGCTGGCGCGACTGTCACCGGCGCCCGGACAGCTGCTGTGGGACGTCGGGGCCGGCGCCGGTTCGGTCGGCATCGAATGGATGCGTGCCCACCCGAGCTGCCGCGCCATCGCAGTCGAGGTGAACCAGACCAGGGCGCAGCGTATTTCGGATAACTCCCGGAACCTCGGGGTGCCGGCACTGCGGGTGGTCTGCGGCGCGGCCCCGCAGGTGCTGGCTGAGCTGCCCGCGCCAGACGCTGTCTTCGTCGGCGGCGGGCTGAGCCGGCCCGGGGTCCTTGACGCGTGCCTGACCCGCCTACGGCCCGGTGGGCGACTGGTCGCCCACGCCGTCACGCTGGAAACCGAGGCGCTGTTGGTGGCGGCCTACCGCGCCCACGGCGGCGAGTTGACCCGCATCCACGTCGAGCACGCCGCACCGTTGGGTTCCTTCACCGGCTGGACGCCGGGGCGTGCGGTCACCCAGTGGGCGCTCACGACGTAA
- the cobM gene encoding precorrin-4 C(11)-methyltransferase produces MGSLTVHFVGAGPGAADLLTVRAARLLADADMVLYPGSYLDPGVLGQCSSTAELVDTADLDLDAIVGRIVAAQRAGRRVVRLVSGDPSLYSAVFEQTRRLDAAGVPWDITPGVPAYAAAAAVLGRELTVPLVTQSVVLTRIQAASTAMPQREALSAFAATQATLVLHLAITRIRALMAELAPEYGADCPVAVVYRASQSDQLVLRGTVEGIADGVEAAGLRSAAVILVGRALAELPDPCAGESHLYDPARDRSPGH; encoded by the coding sequence ATGGGTTCGCTGACCGTTCACTTCGTCGGCGCCGGGCCGGGGGCCGCCGATCTGCTGACCGTGCGCGCCGCGCGACTGCTGGCCGACGCCGACATGGTGCTCTACCCGGGCAGCTACCTGGACCCGGGTGTTCTTGGACAATGCTCCAGCACAGCAGAACTCGTCGATACTGCCGATCTGGACCTGGATGCGATCGTGGGCCGCATCGTCGCGGCCCAGCGGGCCGGTCGGCGGGTGGTGCGATTGGTGTCAGGCGATCCGTCGCTCTACAGTGCGGTCTTCGAGCAGACCCGGCGGCTCGATGCGGCGGGCGTGCCCTGGGACATCACTCCCGGGGTGCCGGCCTATGCGGCGGCGGCCGCCGTGCTGGGCCGCGAGCTCACAGTTCCGCTGGTGACGCAGTCTGTGGTGCTGACCCGGATCCAGGCCGCCTCCACCGCGATGCCGCAGCGCGAGGCGCTATCGGCGTTCGCCGCAACGCAGGCCACGCTGGTGTTGCACTTGGCGATCACCCGCATCCGGGCGCTGATGGCCGAACTGGCCCCCGAGTACGGCGCGGACTGCCCGGTGGCGGTGGTCTACCGCGCCTCGCAGTCCGATCAGCTGGTACTGCGCGGGACGGTCGAGGGCATCGCGGACGGGGTCGAGGCGGCGGGCCTGCGCTCAGCCGCGGTGATTCTGGTGGGCAGGGCTCTCGCGGAACTACCCGATCCGTGCGCCGGTGAGAGCCATCTCTACGACCCGGCCCGGGACCGGTCCCCGGGGCACTAG
- a CDS encoding precorrin-2 C(20)-methyltransferase: protein MTGRFYGVGLGPGDPELITRKAARIIADADVVAYHAGVNKASYARTIAADLIRAGVIEEELRYPVTTGVTDHPGGYAGALADFYEQSASRLAAHLDAGRTVALLTEGDPLFYGSFMYMHDRLSARFDTEIIPGVPAFSAATAALGMPLVRQTDVLTVLPGTLGEHELAMRLADTDGAIIMKLGRTFPAVRRALAAAGRLEHAYYVERASHPQQRWLPVAEVEEASVPYLSLIVVDGDSRNGQRSRTPADQTAAVIEPVGSAAELLVVGLGPGPQGWLTGEAAAALENVDHVVGYGPYVARVPQREGLQRHTSGNTVELNRARFALDLAARGEKVAVVSGGDAGVFGMASAVFEAAEDERYHHISVRVLPGVSAVQAVAAAAGAPIGADFAVLSLSDRLKPWAVIEARLRAIADADLVLAIYNPASRARPDQIAMARKVLLEHRDPQTVVVVGRDIGRAEQSLGVTTLGNLDTDAIDMKCLVLVGASSTRVNGSGQVWTPRWVR from the coding sequence ATGACCGGCCGTTTTTATGGCGTGGGCCTGGGTCCGGGTGACCCGGAGCTGATCACCCGGAAGGCGGCCCGGATCATCGCCGACGCCGACGTGGTGGCCTACCACGCCGGCGTCAACAAGGCGTCGTATGCGCGCACCATCGCCGCCGACCTGATCCGAGCCGGAGTGATCGAAGAGGAGCTGCGTTACCCGGTCACCACCGGGGTCACCGACCACCCCGGCGGCTATGCCGGGGCGCTCGCCGACTTCTACGAGCAGTCCGCCTCCCGGTTGGCCGCCCACCTGGATGCCGGTCGCACCGTGGCACTGTTGACCGAGGGCGATCCGCTGTTCTACGGCTCGTTCATGTACATGCACGACCGGCTTTCGGCGCGTTTCGACACCGAGATCATCCCCGGCGTACCGGCTTTCAGCGCCGCCACCGCAGCGCTCGGGATGCCGCTGGTGCGCCAGACCGATGTGCTGACCGTGCTGCCGGGCACCCTGGGCGAGCATGAGCTGGCGATGCGGCTGGCCGACACCGACGGTGCCATCATCATGAAACTGGGCCGCACCTTCCCGGCGGTGCGCCGGGCGCTGGCCGCCGCGGGCCGATTGGAGCACGCGTACTACGTCGAGCGGGCCAGTCACCCGCAACAGCGCTGGCTGCCCGTCGCCGAGGTGGAGGAAGCCAGCGTTCCGTACCTGTCGCTGATCGTGGTCGACGGGGATTCCCGCAACGGGCAGCGCTCCCGGACACCGGCCGACCAGACCGCCGCTGTCATTGAGCCGGTGGGTTCCGCCGCCGAACTTCTTGTGGTCGGCCTCGGTCCGGGCCCGCAGGGCTGGCTCACCGGCGAGGCCGCCGCCGCGCTGGAGAACGTCGACCACGTGGTGGGCTACGGCCCCTATGTCGCCCGGGTGCCACAGCGCGAAGGATTGCAGCGGCACACCTCGGGCAACACCGTCGAACTGAACCGGGCCCGTTTCGCACTGGATCTGGCCGCCCGCGGCGAGAAGGTGGCGGTGGTCTCCGGCGGGGATGCGGGAGTATTCGGTATGGCATCGGCGGTGTTCGAGGCGGCCGAAGACGAGCGTTATCACCATATTTCGGTGCGGGTGTTGCCCGGCGTCTCGGCGGTGCAGGCGGTGGCCGCGGCGGCCGGCGCGCCGATCGGTGCCGACTTCGCGGTACTGAGCCTGTCGGACCGGCTCAAGCCGTGGGCCGTGATCGAGGCCCGGCTACGGGCGATCGCCGACGCCGATCTGGTGCTGGCGATCTACAACCCGGCGTCACGCGCCCGGCCCGACCAGATCGCGATGGCCCGCAAAGTGTTGCTGGAGCACCGCGACCCGCAGACGGTGGTGGTGGTCGGGCGCGACATCGGCCGCGCCGAGCAGTCGTTGGGCGTGACCACGCTCGGCAACCTGGACACCGATGCGATCGACATGAAATGTCTTGTCCTGGTGGGGGCATCGTCCACGCGGGTCAACGGCTCAGGTCAGGTTTGGACGCCGCGATGGGTTCGCTGA
- a CDS encoding precorrin-8X methylmutase gives MTRPTKRYSYLDDGPAIYIESFATIRRESDLSHIPANAERLAVRMIHGAGQTDVATDLLIHPDAVPAGRAALDGGAPILCDARMVAVGVTAGRLPAGNQVRCYLRDERVPGLAQDWGTTRSAAAVSLWEPELAGAVVAIGNAPTALFHLLELILDGGPRPAVIVGCPVGFIGAAESKEALAALHEHGVDIPFVTVRGRRGGSAITSSALNALASDAE, from the coding sequence ATGACACGTCCCACGAAGCGGTATTCCTACCTCGACGACGGCCCGGCGATCTACATCGAATCGTTCGCGACCATCCGCCGCGAGTCCGACCTGTCTCACATCCCCGCGAACGCCGAGCGGCTCGCGGTGCGGATGATCCACGGTGCGGGCCAGACCGACGTCGCCACCGACCTGCTGATTCATCCCGATGCGGTGCCCGCCGGGCGGGCCGCACTCGACGGCGGCGCGCCGATCCTCTGCGATGCCCGGATGGTGGCGGTCGGGGTGACCGCCGGGCGGCTGCCCGCCGGCAACCAGGTGCGCTGCTACCTGCGCGACGAACGCGTTCCCGGCCTGGCGCAGGACTGGGGCACCACCCGTTCGGCGGCGGCGGTCTCATTGTGGGAGCCGGAGCTGGCCGGCGCCGTCGTCGCGATCGGCAACGCCCCCACCGCGCTCTTTCATCTGCTGGAGCTGATCCTGGACGGCGGGCCGCGCCCGGCGGTGATCGTCGGCTGCCCGGTGGGGTTCATCGGCGCCGCCGAGTCCAAGGAGGCGTTGGCCGCCCTGCACGAGCACGGCGTCGATATCCCGTTCGTCACCGTGCGCGGCCGGCGCGGTGGGTCGGCGATCACCTCGTCGGCGTTGAATGCCCTGGCCTCGGATGCCGAATGA
- a CDS encoding nitrite reductase has translation MRRRADRCPGVLRPWPAEDGLLVRLRLVGGRLPVASLQRLLQVSVEFADGSVYLTTRANLQLRGLPGREGRLDPAVVAAIESTGLLPSRSHELVRNILVSPQTGYAGGRVDLRPVAQRLDALLCGDPQLGRLPGRFLFVLDDGRGDLIDRTADAGLVALSGTAAQLRAGENWGAVVHVADAAEQLAALARAFQAARGDGPDAPWHIRELRAPFGDVHAADARLPDPSGPLPCGPVPGGTHVPVPGGVLTPEHGRSLLAYTDLVVTPWQGVFIPDAQETNP, from the coding sequence ATGAGAAGAAGAGCCGACCGGTGCCCCGGGGTGCTGCGGCCCTGGCCCGCCGAGGACGGGCTGCTGGTGCGGTTGCGGTTGGTGGGCGGGCGGCTGCCGGTGGCGTCGCTGCAACGGCTCCTGCAGGTCAGCGTCGAGTTCGCGGACGGCTCGGTGTACCTGACCACCCGGGCCAACCTGCAACTGCGGGGCCTGCCCGGCCGCGAGGGGCGGCTTGATCCGGCTGTCGTCGCCGCCATCGAATCCACCGGGCTGCTGCCCTCACGCAGCCACGAGCTGGTCCGCAACATCCTGGTGTCCCCGCAGACCGGGTATGCCGGGGGGCGCGTCGATCTGCGCCCGGTGGCGCAGCGGCTCGATGCGCTGCTCTGTGGCGACCCGCAGCTGGGTCGGCTGCCGGGGCGCTTCCTGTTTGTCCTCGACGACGGCCGCGGCGACCTGATCGACCGAACCGCCGACGCAGGCCTGGTGGCGCTCAGCGGCACCGCGGCACAGTTGCGGGCCGGCGAGAACTGGGGCGCGGTCGTCCATGTCGCCGACGCCGCCGAACAACTGGCCGCCCTGGCACGCGCATTCCAGGCCGCCCGCGGCGACGGGCCCGACGCACCCTGGCATATCCGTGAACTTCGCGCGCCCTTCGGCGACGTTCACGCCGCCGACGCGCGCCTGCCCGACCCGTCGGGTCCACTACCCTGTGGCCCGGTGCCCGGCGGCACCCACGTGCCGGTCCCCGGCGGCGTGCTCACGCCGGAGCACGGGCGTTCGCTGCTGGCGTACACCGACCTTGTGGTGACGCCGTGGCAAGGTGTCTTCATCCCCGATGCACAGGAGACGAATCCGTGA
- a CDS encoding enoyl-CoA hydratase-related protein, with protein MNLTYDDKIAVLDLGDDENRFSPGFLDEIDTVLDDVVGASKKGEAHGLVTTAGGKFYSNGLDLDWLAANSDRGDWYVGRVHALLAKVLTLPIPTASAVVGHAFGAGAMLAIAHDFRVMRADRGFFCFPEVDIRIPFTPGMAALIQAKLTPQAQVASMTTGRRFGGVDAAAAGIVDDTAGEGAVTTAAIEALRPLAGKDPGTLGAIKTGMFGPAVAALTAG; from the coding sequence GTGAACCTGACCTATGACGACAAGATCGCCGTACTGGACCTCGGCGACGATGAAAACCGTTTCTCCCCCGGCTTTCTCGACGAGATCGATACCGTGCTCGACGACGTGGTGGGCGCCAGTAAAAAGGGGGAGGCGCACGGCCTGGTCACCACCGCGGGTGGCAAGTTCTACTCCAACGGCCTGGACCTGGACTGGCTGGCCGCCAACAGTGACCGCGGCGACTGGTACGTCGGGCGGGTACACGCCCTGCTTGCGAAGGTGCTGACCCTGCCGATCCCGACCGCCTCGGCGGTGGTCGGGCATGCGTTCGGGGCCGGCGCAATGCTGGCGATCGCCCACGACTTCCGGGTGATGCGCGCCGACCGCGGCTTCTTCTGCTTCCCCGAGGTCGACATCCGGATTCCGTTCACCCCCGGGATGGCCGCGCTGATCCAGGCCAAGCTCACCCCGCAGGCGCAGGTGGCGTCGATGACCACCGGCCGCCGCTTCGGCGGGGTGGACGCCGCGGCGGCGGGCATCGTCGACGACACGGCCGGCGAGGGTGCGGTGACCACCGCCGCGATCGAGGCGCTGCGGCCGCTGGCCGGGAAGGACCCCGGCACCCTGGGCGCGATCAAGACCGGCATGTTCGGGCCGGCGGTGGCGGCGCTGACGGCGGGCTGA
- a CDS encoding TetR/AcrR family transcriptional regulator, with protein MPRPRVHDPDRVLDAVESLAARSGPAAVTIRAVGEATGASNGAVYHGFGSRAGLVATAWLRAARRFLALQSELVSAAAEPIDAVIAAADAPVAFAERHPDASRLLQAIRHDALLDEDLPDEVAAQLRGVEAELVALLIRLAAALWDRRDGPAVDTITACVVDLPTAIVLSRNRLGSSNARAQLHAAVRAVLAVGPRKEPPA; from the coding sequence ATGCCCCGCCCGCGCGTGCACGACCCCGATCGGGTGCTGGACGCCGTCGAGTCGCTGGCCGCGCGGTCCGGCCCCGCCGCGGTGACCATCCGCGCCGTCGGCGAGGCGACCGGCGCCTCCAACGGCGCCGTCTACCACGGCTTCGGCTCGCGGGCCGGGCTGGTGGCCACCGCCTGGCTGCGGGCCGCGCGGCGCTTCCTGGCGCTGCAGAGCGAGCTGGTGAGCGCCGCAGCGGAACCGATAGACGCGGTGATCGCGGCCGCCGACGCCCCGGTGGCTTTCGCCGAACGGCACCCCGACGCCTCCCGGCTGCTGCAGGCGATCCGGCACGACGCCCTGCTCGACGAAGACCTGCCGGACGAGGTCGCCGCCCAGCTGCGCGGTGTCGAGGCCGAGCTGGTCGCGCTGCTGATCCGGCTGGCGGCCGCCCTCTGGGACCGTCGCGACGGCCCCGCCGTCGACACCATCACCGCCTGCGTGGTCGACCTCCCCACCGCGATCGTGCTCAGCCGGAACCGGCTGGGCAGCAGCAACGCCCGCGCCCAGCTACACGCCGCCGTGCGAGCCGTCCTGGCCGTCGGACCGAGAAAGGAACCCCCCGCGTGA
- the trpS gene encoding tryptophan--tRNA ligase, whose translation MSTSRSRPVVFSGVQPTSASLHLGNALGAITHWTELQDDHDALFCVVDMHAITVPGWDPEALRRSTLVTAAQYLALGIDPARSAIFVQSHVPAHAELAWVLGCFTGFGQASRMTQFKDKSQRQGSDSTTVGLFTYPVLMAADVLLYDTDVVPVGEDQRQHLELARDVAQRFNARFPDTFVVPEPMIPKATAKIYDLADPTSKMSKSAATDAGLISLLDDPARSAKKIRSAVTDSEREIRYDPETKPGVSNLLTIQSAITGASVEKLVDGYAGRGYGDLKKETADAVAEFVTPIKARVDELLADPGELQAVLAAGAQRARAVAAGTLARVYDRVGFLPPPA comes from the coding sequence ATGAGCACTTCCCGATCCCGCCCCGTCGTCTTCTCCGGCGTTCAGCCCACCTCGGCGTCGCTGCACCTCGGCAACGCGCTGGGGGCGATCACCCATTGGACGGAACTGCAGGACGATCACGACGCGCTGTTCTGCGTCGTCGACATGCACGCCATCACCGTCCCGGGATGGGACCCCGAGGCGTTGCGCCGCAGCACGCTGGTGACGGCCGCGCAGTACCTGGCGCTCGGTATCGACCCGGCCCGCAGTGCGATCTTCGTGCAGAGCCATGTGCCGGCCCATGCCGAACTGGCCTGGGTGCTGGGCTGTTTCACCGGATTCGGGCAGGCCTCACGGATGACGCAGTTCAAGGACAAGTCGCAGCGGCAGGGTTCGGACTCCACCACCGTGGGTCTGTTCACCTACCCGGTGCTGATGGCCGCCGACGTGCTGCTCTACGACACCGATGTGGTGCCGGTCGGCGAGGATCAGCGCCAGCACCTGGAATTGGCCCGCGACGTCGCGCAGCGGTTCAACGCCCGTTTCCCCGACACCTTCGTCGTGCCGGAGCCGATGATTCCCAAGGCCACCGCCAAGATCTACGACCTGGCCGACCCGACGTCGAAGATGAGCAAGTCGGCGGCCACCGACGCCGGGCTCATCAGCCTGCTCGACGATCCGGCGCGCAGCGCCAAGAAGATTCGCTCGGCGGTCACCGACTCCGAGCGCGAGATCCGCTACGACCCGGAGACCAAACCGGGGGTGTCGAACCTGCTGACCATCCAGTCGGCGATCACCGGTGCGAGCGTCGAGAAACTGGTGGACGGCTACGCGGGCCGCGGCTACGGCGACCTGAAGAAGGAGACCGCCGACGCCGTCGCCGAGTTCGTCACGCCGATCAAGGCCCGCGTCGACGAACTGCTGGCCGATCCGGGTGAGCTGCAGGCGGTGCTGGCCGCCGGCGCGCAGCGGGCTCGGGCGGTGGCCGCCGGGACCCTCGCGCGGGTGTACGACCGGGTGGGATTCCTTCCGCCGCCGGCATGA
- the yhjD gene encoding inner membrane protein YhjD has product MSKDVTDRSKPGIIDRLRARYGWFDHAVRAQERYDNCQGNFFAAGMSYYTIFALFPLAMVGFSVGGFLLSRRPEVLDEIERRIKRSVPGEFGNELVTLMDTAVGSRASVGVIGLAAAAWVGLTWMANLREALSEMWEIRSQKPGFVSAKLSDLVAMMWAFGAMLLTIALTALADPKLMRKILRWSGVPDFDLLGALLRVASLGMAVAVSWLLFTWMIARLPRESVSLASAARAGAIAAVGYELFKQAGSVYLQSVVNGPAGAVFGPVLGLLVFAYVTVRLILFATAWAATSSDNLRTDRPA; this is encoded by the coding sequence ATGAGTAAGGACGTGACCGATCGCTCCAAGCCGGGCATCATCGACCGGCTGCGGGCGCGCTACGGCTGGTTCGACCACGCGGTGCGGGCGCAGGAGCGCTACGACAACTGCCAGGGCAACTTCTTCGCGGCCGGGATGAGCTACTACACCATCTTCGCGTTGTTCCCGCTGGCGATGGTCGGGTTCTCCGTCGGTGGCTTCCTGTTGTCGCGGCGGCCCGAGGTGCTCGACGAGATCGAACGCCGGATCAAGCGCTCGGTCCCCGGCGAGTTCGGCAACGAGCTGGTGACCCTGATGGACACCGCGGTCGGATCGCGCGCCTCCGTGGGTGTGATCGGTCTGGCGGCGGCCGCCTGGGTGGGCCTGACCTGGATGGCCAACCTGCGCGAGGCGCTCTCCGAGATGTGGGAGATACGTTCGCAGAAGCCGGGTTTCGTCTCGGCAAAGTTGTCGGACCTGGTTGCGATGATGTGGGCGTTCGGTGCCATGCTCCTCACCATCGCGCTGACCGCGCTGGCGGACCCGAAGCTGATGCGCAAGATCCTGCGCTGGTCGGGTGTGCCCGACTTCGATCTGCTGGGCGCGCTGCTTCGGGTGGCGTCGTTGGGGATGGCGGTGGCGGTGTCGTGGCTGCTGTTCACCTGGATGATCGCCAGGCTGCCCCGCGAGTCGGTGAGCCTCGCCAGCGCGGCGCGGGCCGGCGCGATCGCCGCGGTCGGCTACGAACTGTTCAAACAGGCCGGCTCGGTGTATCTGCAATCGGTGGTCAACGGCCCGGCCGGGGCGGTGTTCGGTCCGGTGTTGGGACTGCTGGTGTTCGCCTACGTCACCGTGCGGCTGATCCTGTTCGCCACCGCGTGGGCAGCGACTTCGTCGGACAACCTGCGCACCGACCGACCTGCCTGA
- a CDS encoding DUF5996 family protein: MARESAWPRLRVEDWGPTRDTLHMWTQIIGKVRLAHAPLVNHWWQVTLYVTPRGLTTSAIPYGGNVFDIEFDFIEHRLGIRDSSGAARAIPLRAQSVAEFYGAVMSALDELGLHTAIQSHPNEVEPAVPFAEDVEHASYDPQAAQLFWRQLVQAHRVLGRFRSRFVGKSSPVHFFWGAMDLACTRFSGRGAPTHPGGAPNCGDWVMVEGYSHELSSCGFWPGGGEEGGFYAYAYPEPDGFADHPVRPAEAFYSKQMGEFVLPYEAVRQAPDPDSLLLDFLQDTYEAAAVRGNWDRAALEDDPDRWRAKSRGRMPSAGAGPGLV, from the coding sequence ATGGCGCGTGAATCCGCCTGGCCTCGCCTTCGTGTGGAGGACTGGGGGCCGACCCGGGACACCCTGCACATGTGGACCCAGATCATCGGCAAAGTCCGCCTGGCGCACGCACCATTGGTGAACCACTGGTGGCAGGTCACTCTCTATGTCACCCCCCGGGGGCTGACCACGTCGGCGATACCGTACGGCGGCAATGTCTTCGACATCGAATTCGACTTCATCGAGCACCGGCTGGGGATCCGGGACAGCTCCGGTGCGGCCCGCGCCATTCCGCTCCGGGCTCAGTCGGTGGCGGAATTCTACGGCGCGGTCATGTCCGCGCTGGACGAGTTGGGCCTGCACACTGCGATCCAGTCCCATCCCAACGAGGTCGAGCCGGCCGTTCCGTTCGCCGAGGACGTCGAGCACGCCTCCTACGATCCGCAGGCCGCCCAGCTGTTCTGGCGGCAACTGGTGCAGGCGCACCGGGTGCTGGGACGATTCCGCTCCCGCTTCGTGGGCAAGTCCAGTCCCGTCCATTTCTTTTGGGGTGCAATGGATCTTGCCTGTACACGGTTCTCCGGACGTGGCGCCCCCACGCACCCCGGGGGCGCACCCAACTGCGGGGACTGGGTGATGGTGGAAGGCTACTCGCACGAACTCAGTAGCTGCGGATTCTGGCCCGGGGGTGGGGAGGAAGGCGGCTTCTACGCCTACGCCTACCCCGAACCCGATGGCTTCGCCGACCATCCGGTCCGGCCCGCGGAGGCGTTCTACAGTAAGCAGATGGGTGAATTCGTGCTGCCCTACGAGGCGGTGCGGCAAGCGCCCGACCCGGACTCGCTGCTACTGGACTTCCTGCAGGACACCTATGAAGCCGCTGCGGTGCGCGGCAACTGGGATCGGGCTGCCCTCGAAGATGACCCGGATCGCTGGCGGGCGAAGTCGCGTGGCCGAATGCCATCGGCCGGCGCCGGTCCTGGCCTGGTTTAG
- a CDS encoding DUF2563 family protein: MFVDRGKLRYGAADSGAAGEHAQAGAEHLAGASPTAGMFGDFPDADGLHQTLSAAHEHHSTVLGKHREVLEGVAEKANYAEKRFGAMDEHNAQALRAVRPD, from the coding sequence ATGTTCGTCGACCGGGGCAAGTTGCGTTACGGCGCCGCCGATTCCGGTGCCGCCGGTGAGCACGCCCAGGCCGGTGCCGAGCACCTGGCGGGCGCGTCGCCGACGGCCGGGATGTTCGGGGATTTCCCGGACGCCGACGGACTGCACCAGACCCTCAGCGCGGCCCACGAGCACCACAGCACGGTGCTCGGCAAACACCGCGAGGTCCTCGAGGGGGTCGCGGAGAAGGCGAACTACGCCGAAAAGCGGTTCGGGGCCATGGATGAGCACAACGCGCAGGCGTTGCGTGCGGTGCGGCCCGATTAG
- a CDS encoding GNAT family N-acetyltransferase: MSEPTITDVPEQHRYEISVDGVRAGLAAYHDSGDQRDFHHTEIDKAFGGQGLASKLIAFALADTQAAGKRIVPSCSFVEAYVAKHPEYAAQ; this comes from the coding sequence ATGAGCGAGCCCACAATCACCGATGTCCCCGAGCAGCACCGCTACGAGATCAGCGTCGACGGGGTGCGAGCCGGGCTGGCCGCCTACCACGACAGCGGCGACCAGCGCGATTTCCACCACACCGAGATCGACAAGGCGTTCGGCGGTCAGGGTCTGGCCAGCAAGCTGATCGCCTTCGCGCTGGCCGACACTCAGGCCGCGGGCAAGCGGATCGTGCCGAGCTGCTCGTTCGTGGAGGCCTACGTGGCCAAGCACCCGGAGTACGCCGCCCAGTGA